The following are encoded together in the Thermoanaerobaculia bacterium genome:
- the rplI gene encoding 50S ribosomal protein L9, with protein MKIILTDEVRGLGRRGDVVDVKNGYARNFLLPQGLAFLANPANVRRLEEEKKRYDEKVLREKGVAEKVAAQMAGLRLTLVKKAGEGDVLYGSVTAGEIADQLAEKGIAVDRRRIELEEPIKRLGEHQVHVKLHRDVTVPITIEVQGAPTISAAAAS; from the coding sequence ATGAAGATCATCCTCACCGACGAAGTCCGCGGCCTCGGCCGCCGGGGCGACGTCGTCGACGTCAAGAACGGCTACGCACGGAACTTCCTCCTGCCCCAGGGGCTCGCGTTCCTCGCCAATCCGGCCAACGTCCGGCGCCTCGAGGAAGAGAAGAAGCGCTACGACGAGAAGGTCCTCCGCGAGAAGGGCGTCGCCGAGAAGGTCGCCGCGCAGATGGCCGGCCTCCGCCTGACGCTGGTGAAGAAGGCCGGCGAAGGAGACGTCCTCTACGGTTCCGTGACCGCCGGCGAGATCGCCGACCAGCTCGCCGAGAAGGGAATCGCCGTCGATCGCCGCCGGATCGAGCTCGAGGAGCCGATCAAGCGGCTCGGCGAGCACCAGGTCCACGTCAAGCTCCATCGCGACGTGACCGTCCCGATCACGATCGAGGTGCAGGGCGCGCCGACGATCTCCGCGGCCGCCGCCTCCTGA
- a CDS encoding DUF2232 domain-containing protein — MDRDPVLAEGAAAAALSAFFFWGLRFLPLVGIVFIPGAALPLVRLGARRGTLAALGAAGGAAVLSAAIGFAVTRSAADSAGQAAALLATAGVCGVAGGLARKRAASSVFLGLAIWGAAAGGVLWTVSPGADREIESRFDEMTASSIASLKQSGADAEALKTWQASAEVVRRVIVRYAPGLLAALWVGIAAVAFFLGRRLALRGPDGGGFSRLRLPPGLAAVFVLAGAAAALFRGPVRSLAADVLAPVLVLYFLGGLSIIAYFARRWFRTGVLRAATYGMASWFPFSAGTAVLGLFDWYFDFRKRADRQAIGRNE, encoded by the coding sequence ATGGATCGGGACCCGGTTCTGGCGGAGGGGGCGGCTGCCGCCGCCCTCTCCGCCTTTTTCTTTTGGGGACTGAGATTCCTCCCCCTCGTCGGGATCGTGTTCATTCCCGGGGCGGCGCTTCCGCTCGTCCGGCTCGGCGCGCGAAGGGGGACCCTGGCCGCGCTCGGCGCCGCGGGAGGCGCCGCGGTGCTCTCGGCGGCGATCGGCTTCGCCGTGACGCGGTCCGCCGCCGATTCGGCCGGACAGGCCGCCGCGCTGCTGGCGACCGCGGGAGTGTGCGGCGTCGCGGGCGGGCTCGCGCGCAAACGCGCGGCGTCTTCGGTGTTCCTGGGCCTGGCGATCTGGGGCGCGGCCGCCGGCGGCGTCCTCTGGACGGTGTCTCCGGGAGCGGATCGGGAGATCGAATCGCGCTTCGACGAGATGACCGCGAGCTCGATCGCATCGCTCAAGCAGTCGGGCGCCGACGCCGAAGCCCTGAAGACCTGGCAGGCCTCGGCCGAGGTCGTCCGGCGGGTGATCGTCCGTTACGCGCCCGGGCTCCTCGCGGCGCTCTGGGTCGGGATCGCCGCCGTCGCCTTCTTCCTGGGGCGCCGCCTCGCGCTGCGGGGGCCCGACGGGGGCGGGTTCTCCCGGCTGCGACTCCCCCCGGGTCTCGCGGCCGTTTTCGTGCTCGCCGGGGCCGCGGCCGCCCTCTTCCGGGGGCCGGTTCGAAGCCTCGCGGCGGACGTTCTCGCGCCGGTCCTGGTCTTGTATTTTCTGGGCGGACTCTCTATCATCGCCTACTTCGCTCGGCGCTGGTTCCGGACGGGCGTCCTCCGCGCGGCGACGTACGGCATGGCGTCGTGGTTCCCGTTTTCCGCGGGCACCGCGGTCCTGGGGCTCTTCGACTGGTATTTCGATTTCCGCAAGAGGGCGGATCGACAAGCGATCGGGAGAAACGAATGA
- the rpsR gene encoding 30S ribosomal protein S18 — protein sequence MRRDFKKDKKAGGRKKFFVRRRKACKFCVEKIEYVDWKDVKTLQGFIPERGKILPRRISGVCSLHQRKLQTAIKRARAIALLPYATD from the coding sequence ATGCGAAGGGATTTCAAGAAGGACAAGAAGGCGGGCGGCCGGAAGAAGTTCTTCGTCCGGCGCCGGAAGGCGTGCAAGTTCTGCGTCGAGAAGATCGAGTACGTGGACTGGAAGGACGTCAAGACGCTCCAGGGGTTCATCCCGGAGCGCGGGAAGATCCTCCCCCGGCGCATCTCGGGGGTGTGCTCGCTCCACCAGCGCAAGCTGCAGACCGCGATCAAGCGCGCGCGGGCGATCGCTCTCCTCCCGTACGCGACGGATTGA
- the rpsF gene encoding 30S ribosomal protein S6, which translates to MRLYDIVVVLSPEVAPDQATALVDGFKKILNDDGAQMKTEEVWGRRRLAYPIAKRREGVYYYWQFEAKAETVAELERKLRLSDDVLRHLAVRADEELKRSVKLRKKREAKAAAKPKKAPAEAAAEPAEPAEA; encoded by the coding sequence ATGCGGCTTTACGACATCGTCGTGGTGCTGTCGCCGGAGGTCGCTCCGGACCAGGCCACCGCGCTCGTCGACGGGTTCAAGAAGATCTTGAACGACGACGGCGCCCAGATGAAAACCGAAGAAGTCTGGGGGCGCCGCCGCCTCGCGTATCCCATCGCGAAGCGCCGGGAAGGCGTTTATTACTACTGGCAGTTCGAGGCGAAGGCCGAGACGGTCGCCGAGCTCGAGCGCAAGCTCCGGCTCTCCGACGACGTCCTGCGGCATCTCGCCGTACGCGCCGACGAGGAGCTCAAGCGCTCGGTGAAGCTCCGGAAGAAGCGCGAAGCGAAGGCCGCCGCGAAGCCGAAGAAGGCGCCCGCCGAGGCGGCCGCCGAGCCGGCCGAGCCGGCGGAAGCGTAG
- the pth gene encoding aminoacyl-tRNA hydrolase, whose product MSGLGNPGAEYEGTRHNVGFEVVDRVSREAGIAVKRLECRALTGRGRIGEEPVVLAKPVTYMNASGEAIAGLLTKLKLGPDALLVVSDEIDLPLGTLRLKPRGSSAGQKGLKSIEACLGTREFARLRVGIRGERYSRERELGDYVLDRFSKSERTAIDEALDRAAEAVRTWATDGIEAAMNRFNALSE is encoded by the coding sequence GTGTCGGGCCTCGGCAATCCCGGGGCGGAGTACGAGGGCACCCGCCACAACGTCGGTTTCGAGGTGGTGGACCGCGTCTCCCGCGAGGCGGGAATCGCGGTCAAGCGCCTCGAGTGCCGGGCGCTGACGGGTCGGGGGCGGATCGGGGAGGAACCGGTCGTCCTCGCCAAGCCGGTGACGTACATGAATGCCTCGGGAGAGGCGATCGCAGGTCTTTTGACAAAGCTGAAACTGGGGCCGGACGCGCTGCTCGTCGTTTCCGACGAGATCGACCTTCCGCTCGGGACGCTGCGGCTCAAGCCGCGGGGATCCTCGGCGGGACAGAAGGGTCTGAAGTCGATCGAAGCGTGCCTCGGCACCCGGGAGTTCGCGCGGCTGCGGGTCGGAATCCGCGGCGAGCGATACTCCCGCGAGCGCGAGCTCGGCGATTACGTCCTCGACCGGTTCTCGAAATCGGAGAGGACGGCGATCGACGAGGCGCTCGACCGCGCCGCCGAGGCCGTCCGCACGTGGGCGACGGACGGAATCGAGGCGGCGATGAACCGTTTCAACGCGCTCTCCGAATGA
- a CDS encoding 50S ribosomal protein L25 has product MANIELQVERRQESGKNVARRARAAGKVPAVVYGAKKETVPIYIEARQLTTAFRKGAGDNAIYLLKMAGTEQSRHAMIKEINRDPVSRELLHVDFLRVLMDVKVRVAVAVELTGTPKGVKQEGGILDFVSREIEIECLPNDIPATLPVDVSEVGMGESFRVGQIPAREGIRILDDADKVIAHVAHPAKEEEVAAVVAEAAPAAAEPEVIKKGKAETAEAEEPKKEGKK; this is encoded by the coding sequence ATGGCCAACATCGAGCTGCAGGTCGAGCGCCGGCAGGAATCCGGCAAGAACGTGGCGCGGCGCGCGCGCGCGGCGGGCAAGGTCCCGGCCGTCGTCTACGGCGCGAAGAAGGAAACGGTCCCGATCTACATCGAGGCCCGGCAGTTGACGACGGCGTTCCGGAAGGGCGCCGGCGACAATGCGATCTATCTCCTGAAGATGGCGGGGACCGAGCAGAGCCGGCACGCGATGATCAAGGAGATCAACCGCGATCCGGTGTCGCGCGAGCTCCTCCACGTCGATTTCCTGAGGGTGCTGATGGACGTCAAGGTCCGCGTCGCGGTCGCGGTCGAGCTGACGGGAACCCCGAAGGGCGTCAAGCAGGAGGGGGGGATCCTCGATTTCGTCTCCCGCGAGATCGAGATCGAATGCCTCCCCAACGACATCCCCGCGACCCTCCCGGTCGACGTCTCGGAGGTCGGGATGGGCGAGTCCTTCCGCGTCGGCCAGATCCCGGCGCGCGAGGGGATCCGGATCCTGGACGATGCCGACAAGGTGATCGCGCACGTCGCGCACCCGGCCAAGGAAGAGGAAGTCGCCGCGGTCGTGGCGGAAGCGGCGCCGGCGGCGGCCGAGCCCGAAGTCATCAAGAAGGGGAAGGCCGAGACCGCCGAGGCGGAAGAGCCGAAGAAGGAAGGGAAGAAGTAA
- a CDS encoding ribose-phosphate pyrophosphokinase codes for MEHLFRYGELKIFSGRAHPGLAAEICAYLGVELGKVILYNFSDGENNCQIEENVRGADVFIIQPTCTPVNEHLMELLVLIDAFKRSSATRITAVIPYYGYARQDRKDRPRVPITSKLVADLLTAAGADRILTMDLHAAQIQGFFNIPVDHLFAAPVILDAVRKMEIEDLTIVSPDVGGVERARAFAKRLGSALAIVDKRRTGKNETEVLNVIGDVDGRTVMILDDIIDTAGTLIKGTEALKSHGAARVFAAGVHPVLSGPAIDRINASVLESVLVTNTIPVAPAAARCPRLRSFSVAPLLGEAIQRIHDGASVSSLFV; via the coding sequence GTGGAACACCTGTTCCGTTACGGCGAGCTCAAGATCTTCTCCGGGCGCGCGCATCCGGGCCTCGCCGCGGAGATCTGCGCCTACCTCGGCGTCGAGCTCGGGAAGGTCATCCTCTACAACTTCTCCGACGGCGAGAACAACTGCCAGATCGAGGAGAACGTGAGGGGAGCCGACGTCTTCATCATCCAGCCGACCTGCACGCCGGTCAACGAACACCTGATGGAGCTCCTCGTCCTGATCGACGCCTTCAAACGCTCTTCGGCGACCCGCATCACGGCGGTCATCCCGTACTACGGGTACGCCCGTCAGGACCGGAAGGACCGGCCGCGGGTGCCGATCACGTCCAAGCTCGTGGCGGATCTGCTGACGGCGGCCGGCGCCGACCGGATCCTCACGATGGACCTGCACGCCGCGCAGATCCAGGGGTTCTTCAACATCCCCGTGGACCACCTCTTCGCCGCGCCGGTGATCCTCGACGCCGTCCGGAAGATGGAGATCGAGGACCTCACGATCGTCTCGCCCGACGTCGGCGGCGTCGAGCGCGCCCGGGCGTTCGCCAAGCGCCTCGGATCGGCCCTCGCCATCGTGGACAAGCGACGGACGGGGAAGAACGAGACGGAGGTCCTCAACGTGATCGGCGACGTCGACGGGAGGACCGTGATGATCCTCGACGACATCATCGACACGGCGGGGACTCTCATCAAGGGTACCGAGGCGCTGAAGAGCCACGGAGCCGCCCGGGTCTTCGCCGCCGGCGTTCACCCGGTCCTTTCCGGGCCCGCGATCGACCGGATCAACGCGTCGGTCCTCGAATCGGTCCTCGTCACGAACACGATCCCGGTCGCTCCCGCGGCGGCCCGCTGCCCGCGCCTGCGCTCGTTTTCGGTCGCCCCCCTGCTCGGCGAGGCGATCCAGCGCATCCACGACGGCGCCTCGGTTTCGTCGCTTTTCGTCTGA
- a CDS encoding NAD-dependent epimerase/dehydratase family protein: protein MQSRVLVTGAGGFIGHFLVRYLKQKGHFVRGVDLKHCSYAPTEADEFEILDLRRRDDCLQATRGVDEVYALAADMGGMGFISAHHAEILHNNALINIHTLEAARINGVRRYLYTSSACVYPDYRQTEAEVVPLKEEDVYPAMPQDAYGWEKLVSEQLCAHYRRDYGVETRVVRFHNIFGPEGTWTGGREKAPAALCRKIAEAKLSGSGEIDIWGDGEQTRSFCYVSDCVEGIHRLMRSDHPDPVNLGQDRLISINALADMIAGIAGVSIRKKHVDGPQGVRGRNSDNSRLRQVLGWEPRVSLEEGLAATYPWVEAQVRAAAEAAPVPQPV, encoded by the coding sequence GTGCAGAGTCGAGTCCTGGTCACGGGGGCGGGGGGCTTCATCGGCCACTTCCTCGTCCGGTATCTCAAGCAGAAGGGCCATTTCGTGCGGGGAGTGGACCTGAAACACTGCTCCTACGCGCCCACCGAAGCGGACGAGTTCGAGATCCTCGATCTCCGGCGGCGGGACGACTGCCTGCAGGCGACGCGGGGCGTCGACGAGGTCTACGCTCTCGCGGCCGACATGGGCGGAATGGGCTTCATTTCGGCACATCACGCCGAGATCCTCCACAACAACGCGCTCATCAACATCCACACGCTCGAGGCGGCGAGGATCAACGGAGTCCGCCGGTATCTCTACACGTCGTCGGCGTGCGTGTACCCCGACTACCGTCAGACGGAGGCCGAGGTCGTGCCGCTCAAGGAGGAAGACGTCTATCCCGCCATGCCGCAGGACGCGTACGGCTGGGAGAAGCTCGTTTCCGAGCAGCTCTGCGCGCATTACCGGCGCGACTACGGCGTCGAGACGCGCGTCGTCCGTTTCCACAACATCTTCGGGCCGGAGGGAACCTGGACCGGCGGGCGCGAGAAGGCCCCCGCGGCCCTCTGCCGCAAGATCGCCGAAGCGAAGCTCTCGGGCTCCGGGGAGATCGACATCTGGGGCGACGGCGAGCAGACGCGCTCGTTCTGCTACGTGTCGGATTGCGTGGAGGGGATCCACCGGCTGATGCGGTCCGACCATCCGGATCCCGTCAACCTCGGGCAGGACCGCCTGATCTCGATCAACGCGCTCGCGGACATGATCGCCGGGATCGCCGGGGTGTCGATCCGCAAGAAGCACGTCGACGGACCCCAGGGCGTTCGCGGGAGGAACTCCGACAATTCGCGCCTCCGGCAGGTCCTCGGCTGGGAGCCCCGCGTCTCCCTCGAGGAGGGCCTCGCCGCGACCTACCCGTGGGTGGAGGCGCAGGTGCGCGCGGCGGCCGAGGCGGCTCCGGTTCCCCAGCCGGTCTGA
- a CDS encoding ATP-binding protein codes for MDRSGSLPRVRIRPASGYLVAVLAVSVTSLLREKLRPLLTDHSVFAMDYLAIAFAAWYGGFGPGIAAILTALPFAMLIIPPDGFLVSGTANVIALFMFVAISALVVLLIESVRRARQRAVDAHGRAVEALEALRSSQEKYRGLFERNLAGVSRTTLDGRILECNRALARIYGYAHPAEMLAIRAETLHRDTDARRDFIERLRASGGTMVNVEAIGRRRDGSPVWTLESHQMVEEDGRVVIEGSILDISDRKQIEVERESLVAALEVERRRLEAIIRQMPAGLVIADVERNLILGNEQFEKIVGTKFAANRKVGESDGYRPFHSDGRPFSPDESPLARALATGEDVRDVEIVIERDDGSRKVVVASASPLRDSAGRIAAAVATFFEVTEQRELARELARTVAELREGDRRKDQFIAMLAHELRNPLVPIANAVRVLQLPEVGRGTLRESLTMIERQLGHMVRLVDDLLDVSRISRGKVEIRKDRFDLAAMTAEVISDFRGEIGRHGLSLETVLPEESLWIDGDRVRLAEVLTNLVQNAIKFTDSGGAIRISLARDGDRARLSVRDSGIGIAPAMLPRIFEAFSQADRSIARTRGGLGLGLALVRGLVAAHGGEVRAASEGLGRGTEMIVLLPTAGRRVPEEREKRESRAPAPSRRVVVVEDNAPVADGMRFLLEHLAHEVRVAADGVSGLEAIRSFRPDVVLCDIGLPGELDGYGLARAVRADAGIAGTCLIAITGYGQSADRERARQAGFDLHLTKPVQPLRLEELLRRLPRGRRGAPRQA; via the coding sequence ATGGACCGCTCCGGCTCCCTTCCGCGCGTCCGCATCCGTCCGGCCAGCGGCTATCTCGTCGCCGTCCTGGCCGTGTCGGTGACGAGTCTCCTCCGCGAGAAGCTCCGCCCCCTGCTGACGGACCACTCCGTCTTCGCGATGGACTACCTCGCGATCGCGTTCGCCGCCTGGTACGGGGGATTCGGCCCGGGCATCGCCGCGATCCTGACCGCCCTGCCGTTCGCGATGCTGATCATTCCTCCCGACGGATTCCTCGTCAGCGGCACCGCCAACGTCATCGCGCTCTTCATGTTCGTCGCGATCTCGGCGCTCGTGGTCCTGCTGATCGAAAGCGTTCGCCGCGCCCGCCAGCGCGCCGTCGATGCGCACGGCCGGGCGGTGGAGGCTCTCGAGGCGCTCCGGTCGAGCCAGGAGAAGTACCGCGGGCTCTTCGAACGAAACCTCGCCGGCGTTTCGCGGACGACGCTCGACGGCCGCATCCTCGAATGCAACCGCGCCCTCGCCCGGATCTACGGCTACGCGCATCCCGCCGAGATGCTCGCGATCCGCGCCGAGACGCTCCACCGAGACACGGACGCGCGGCGCGATTTCATCGAACGCCTCCGGGCGTCGGGCGGAACGATGGTGAACGTCGAGGCGATCGGGCGCCGGCGCGACGGGAGCCCCGTCTGGACCCTCGAGAGCCACCAGATGGTCGAGGAGGACGGCCGCGTGGTCATCGAGGGCTCGATCCTCGACATCTCGGATCGCAAGCAGATCGAAGTCGAGCGCGAGTCGCTCGTCGCCGCCCTCGAGGTCGAGCGCCGGCGGCTGGAGGCGATCATCCGTCAGATGCCGGCGGGGCTCGTGATCGCCGACGTGGAACGAAACCTGATCCTGGGAAACGAGCAGTTCGAGAAGATCGTCGGGACGAAGTTCGCCGCGAACCGGAAGGTCGGAGAGAGCGACGGCTACCGGCCGTTCCATTCGGACGGGCGTCCCTTCTCCCCGGACGAGTCGCCGCTCGCGCGGGCGCTCGCGACGGGCGAGGACGTCCGCGACGTCGAGATCGTCATCGAGCGCGACGACGGGTCGCGAAAGGTCGTCGTCGCCAGCGCGAGCCCGCTCCGCGATTCGGCGGGGCGAATCGCCGCCGCGGTCGCGACGTTCTTCGAAGTGACGGAGCAGCGCGAGCTCGCGCGCGAGCTCGCCCGCACGGTCGCGGAGCTGCGGGAGGGGGATCGCCGGAAGGACCAGTTCATCGCGATGCTCGCGCACGAGCTCCGGAATCCTCTCGTCCCCATCGCCAACGCCGTCCGCGTTCTCCAGCTCCCCGAGGTCGGGCGCGGAACGCTCCGCGAATCGCTCACGATGATCGAGCGGCAGCTCGGCCACATGGTCCGGCTCGTCGACGACCTCCTCGACGTCTCCCGGATCTCCCGCGGCAAGGTCGAGATCCGGAAGGACCGGTTCGATCTCGCCGCGATGACGGCCGAGGTGATTTCCGACTTCCGCGGCGAGATCGGGCGTCACGGGCTCTCCCTGGAGACCGTCCTGCCGGAGGAGTCCCTCTGGATCGACGGAGACCGGGTCCGGCTCGCGGAGGTCCTGACGAACCTCGTTCAGAACGCGATCAAGTTCACGGACTCCGGCGGAGCGATCCGGATCTCGCTCGCCCGCGACGGCGACCGGGCCCGCCTCTCGGTTCGCGACTCCGGAATCGGAATCGCCCCCGCGATGCTCCCCCGGATCTTCGAAGCTTTCTCGCAGGCTGACCGGAGCATCGCCCGGACGCGGGGAGGCCTCGGCCTCGGCCTCGCGCTCGTGCGCGGCCTCGTCGCGGCCCACGGCGGAGAAGTCCGGGCGGCGAGCGAGGGGCTCGGCCGCGGGACCGAGATGATCGTCCTCCTTCCGACGGCCGGGCGCCGGGTTCCGGAGGAACGCGAGAAACGCGAAAGCCGGGCGCCGGCCCCCTCGCGGCGGGTCGTGGTCGTCGAAGACAACGCGCCGGTCGCGGACGGAATGCGCTTCCTCCTCGAACATCTCGCCCACGAGGTTCGCGTCGCCGCCGACGGCGTCTCGGGACTCGAGGCGATCCGGAGTTTCCGTCCCGACGTGGTCCTGTGCGACATCGGCCTCCCCGGAGAGCTCGACGGCTACGGGCTCGCCCGCGCCGTCCGCGCGGACGCCGGGATCGCGGGAACGTGCCTGATCGCGATCACCGGTTACGGGCAGTCGGCCGACCGGGAGCGCGCCCGGCAGGCGGGATTCGATCTTCACCTGACGAAGCCCGTGCAGCCCCTGCGGCTCGAGGAGCTCCTCCGCCGGCTCCCCCGGGGACGCCGCGGCGCGCCGCGGCAGGCCTGA